In the Arachis ipaensis cultivar K30076 chromosome B10, Araip1.1, whole genome shotgun sequence genome, one interval contains:
- the LOC107621267 gene encoding protein MAIN-LIKE 1-like has protein sequence MEDDSNRLYRLDGVAHIAGAVHLEPHRCISSMRRQHNMMLDDRIVPYLQMAGLYHLARLNESWFRLDELLVSAFVERWRHMPFGECTITLQNVAYHLDLPTDGQYISGCLTDFSRFIEGGQPRWVWFDELLGVLPPANCIDKFTVKCTWFEETFSELPQGADDETVRRYARVYIMMLLSMKLFGDKSGTCLHIRWLPYVGRLEDMGQYSWGSAALSWLYRCMCRVANRNIVKLVGPLQLLHSWIF, from the exons ATGGAGGATGACTCGAATCGTCTGTATCGACTGGATGGAGTCGCGCATATTGCTGGAGCCGTCCACCTCGAG CCCCATCGATGCATCAGCAGCATGAGACGACAACACAATATGATGTTGGATGATAGGATTGTTCCTTACTTGCAGATGGCTGGTCTGTACCATCTTGCAAGATTGAACGAGAGTTGGTTTCGGTTGGACGAGCTGTTGGTCAGCGCCTTCGTAGAGAGATGGCGCCACATGCCATTTGGGGAGTGCACGATAACCCTACAGAATGTAGCGTACCACCTTGATCTCCCGACCGACGGTCAGTATATTAGCGGATGCCTGACAGACTTTTCACGATTTATAGAGGGTGGCCAACCACGATGGGTGTGGTTTGATGAGCTGCTCGGGGTATTGCCTCCTGCGAACTGCATCGATAAGTTCACAGTGAAGTGCACATGGTTTGAGGAGACGTTTAGTGAGCTTCCACAGGGGGCAGATGACGAGACGGTTAGGAGGTATGCCCGTGTGTACATCATGATGCTCCTATCAATGAAGCTGTTTGGGGACAAGTCAGGTACCTGCCTCCATATTCGATGGCTGCCGTACGTTGGCAGGTTGGAGGACATGGGTCAGTACAGTTGGGGTTCTGCTGCGTTGTCATGGCTATACAGGTGCATGTGCCGTGTGGCGAACAGAAATATCGTCAAGTTGGTTGGTCCACTGCAGCTTCTACACTCGTGGATCTTTTAG